A single Vulpes lagopus strain Blue_001 chromosome 3, ASM1834538v1, whole genome shotgun sequence DNA region contains:
- the DEXI gene encoding dexamethasone-induced protein isoform X2 codes for MPGARVAAHLDALGPLVPSVPPPLLPSMFYVGLFFVNVLILYYAFLMEYIVLNVGLVFLPEDMDQALVDLGVLSDPGSGLYDADSELDVFDGYLE; via the coding sequence ATGCCCGGCGCCCGGGTCGCGGCCCACCTGGACGCGCTGGGCCCCCTGGTCCCCTCcgtgccgccgccgctgctgcccTCTATGTTCTACGTGGGCCTGTTCTTCGTCAATGTGCTGATCCTGTACTACGCCTTCCTCATGGAGTACATCGTCCTCAACGTGGGCCTCGTCTTCCTGCCCGAGGACATGGACCAGGCGCTCGTGGACCTCGGCGTGCTCTCCGACCCCGGCTCGGGCCTCTACGACGCCGACTCGGAGCTCGACGTCTTCGATGGTTACCTGGAGTAG